A single genomic interval of Mycolicibacterium holsaticum DSM 44478 = JCM 12374 harbors:
- the fgd gene encoding glucose-6-phosphate dehydrogenase (coenzyme-F420): protein MAELKLGYKASAEQFAPRELVELGVEAEAHGMDSATVSDHFQPWRHEGGHAPFSLAWMTAVGERTERIVLGTSVLTPTFRYNPAVIAQAFATMGCLYPNRIFLGVGTGEALNEIATGYEGDWPEFKERFARLRESVRLMRELWVGDRVDFDGEYYHTKGASIYDVPEGGIPVYIAAGGPVVAKYAGRAGDGFICTSGKGEELYKDKLIPAVAEGAQAADRSADEIDRMIEIKISYDPDPDLALENTRFWAPLSLTAEQKHSIDDPIEMEKAANALPIEQVAKRWIVASDPDEAVEKVGQYVKWGLNHLVFHAPGHDQRRFLDLFQKDLAPRLRRLG, encoded by the coding sequence GTGGCTGAACTCAAACTGGGATACAAGGCGTCGGCGGAACAATTCGCCCCGCGCGAACTCGTCGAACTGGGCGTGGAGGCCGAAGCGCACGGCATGGACAGCGCGACCGTCAGCGATCACTTCCAGCCCTGGCGCCATGAGGGCGGCCATGCGCCGTTCTCGCTCGCCTGGATGACGGCGGTCGGTGAACGCACCGAGCGGATCGTGCTGGGCACGTCGGTGCTGACGCCGACGTTCCGCTACAACCCCGCCGTGATCGCGCAGGCGTTCGCCACCATGGGTTGTCTATATCCGAACCGGATCTTCCTCGGGGTGGGCACCGGGGAGGCGCTCAACGAGATCGCCACCGGGTACGAGGGTGACTGGCCGGAGTTCAAGGAGCGGTTCGCCCGGCTGCGCGAATCCGTGCGGCTGATGCGTGAGCTGTGGGTCGGTGACCGGGTTGATTTCGACGGCGAGTACTACCACACCAAGGGCGCGTCGATCTACGACGTGCCAGAGGGCGGCATTCCGGTCTACATCGCCGCCGGCGGCCCGGTGGTGGCCAAGTACGCCGGGCGCGCGGGCGACGGTTTCATCTGCACCTCGGGCAAGGGTGAGGAGCTCTACAAGGACAAGCTCATCCCCGCGGTCGCAGAAGGTGCCCAGGCTGCAGACCGCAGCGCCGATGAGATCGACCGGATGATCGAGATCAAGATCTCTTATGACCCCGACCCGGACCTGGCGCTGGAGAACACCCGGTTCTGGGCGCCGCTGTCGCTGACCGCCGAGCAGAAGCACAGCATCGATGACCCGATCGAGATGGAGAAGGCCGCCAACGCGCTGCCCATCGAACAGGTCGCCAAGCGCTGGATCGTCGCGTCAGATCCCGACGAAGCCGTGGAAAAGGTCGGCCAGTACGTGAAGTGGGGCCTCAACCACCTCGTTTTCCATGCGCCGGGGCACGATCAGCGCCGGTTCCTGGACCTGTTTCAGAAGGATCTGGCGCCCCGGCTGCGCCGGCTTGGTTGA
- a CDS encoding MBL fold metallo-hydrolase, with the protein MAPVLTAITDNVHFAHTDLVNWTLVTDDDGVLLIDAGFPGSRNDVLASLRQLGFGVEHLRAILLTHAHIDHFGSAIWFSKTHGTPVYSHGAEVGHAKREYLEQASPVDIAKHIWHPRYLAWSVAIARKGALIREGIPATQALTEDVAARLPGRPMAIPTPGHTGGHCSYVVDGVLVSGDALVTGHPLAPRGGPQLLPTLFNHDQDGCVRSLDALAMLDAEVLLPGHGPVWRGSIREAADTARRGSTLR; encoded by the coding sequence ATGGCCCCGGTCCTGACCGCCATCACCGACAACGTCCATTTCGCGCACACCGACCTGGTCAACTGGACGCTCGTCACCGACGACGACGGTGTACTGCTGATCGACGCCGGGTTCCCCGGCAGCCGCAACGACGTGCTGGCGTCGCTGCGTCAGCTGGGCTTCGGGGTCGAGCACCTGCGCGCGATCCTGTTGACCCACGCCCACATCGACCATTTCGGGTCGGCCATCTGGTTTTCCAAAACCCATGGCACACCAGTGTATTCGCACGGCGCCGAGGTGGGACACGCCAAGCGCGAGTATCTCGAGCAGGCCTCGCCGGTCGACATCGCCAAACACATCTGGCATCCGCGGTATCTCGCGTGGAGCGTGGCCATCGCGCGCAAGGGCGCGCTGATCCGCGAAGGAATCCCGGCCACCCAGGCGCTCACCGAGGACGTCGCCGCCCGCCTGCCCGGCCGGCCGATGGCGATTCCCACCCCCGGCCACACCGGCGGTCACTGCTCGTACGTCGTAGACGGTGTGCTGGTCAGCGGCGACGCTCTGGTCACCGGGCACCCGCTGGCACCGCGCGGCGGGCCGCAGCTGCTGCCCACGCTGTTCAACCACGACCAGGACGGCTGTGTGCGCAGCCTGGACGCCCTGGCGATGCTCGACGCCGAGGTGCTGCTGCCCGGGCACGGCCCGGTGTGGCGCGGGTCGATCCGGGAGGCCGCCGACACCGCGAGGCGCGGATCGACTCTCAGGTGA
- a CDS encoding GNAT family N-acetyltransferase translates to MGQDDPLAQPLLAELAVEYAGRYGGTEERVMKWLRSVPSDAFAPPSGGLLIGLVGEQPVTGGGFCRFDDDTAELKRIWTDSRFRRRGHARALLAALEAKIAARGYRRVYLMTGDRQPEAEALYSATGYTRLDEPLPADGEVFPVAFAKTLDGHPSQIGAADSEDTEVGM, encoded by the coding sequence GTGGGCCAGGACGACCCGCTGGCCCAGCCGCTGCTCGCCGAGTTGGCGGTGGAATACGCGGGTCGCTACGGCGGCACCGAGGAGCGCGTCATGAAATGGCTGCGTTCGGTTCCGTCGGACGCGTTCGCCCCGCCGAGTGGCGGGCTGCTGATCGGACTGGTCGGTGAGCAACCGGTGACCGGCGGCGGGTTCTGCCGCTTCGACGACGACACCGCAGAGCTCAAGCGCATCTGGACCGACAGCCGGTTCCGGCGCCGGGGCCACGCGCGGGCACTGCTTGCCGCGTTGGAGGCCAAGATCGCTGCGCGCGGCTACCGGCGGGTGTACCTGATGACCGGTGATCGCCAACCGGAGGCCGAAGCGCTTTATTCTGCAACCGGATACACGCGGCTGGACGAGCCGCTGCCCGCCGACGGCGAGGTTTTCCCGGTGGCGTTTGCGAAGACCCTGGACGGGCACCCCTCGCAGATCGGCGCGGCTGACAGCGAGGACACGGAAGTGGGCATGTGA
- a CDS encoding TetR/AcrR family transcriptional regulator, which translates to MPSRSARSRAPYSNPQPRLSADERRQQIIQAARQVFEQTGFDGARTRDLAAAAGVNEALLYRHFGSKEELFEAAVAAPLEEAVNKVVELSGAPPEEFDATGTVMYDRTYRFIFDLLGVMDEIGPLMGVMLFGQADRAGEYFRNRIDPALNDIERVVEANLSAWRHKDFDVALMVRLAVGMAWFVATADRLNARERDRAATAEAITSMLIHGVGTPPER; encoded by the coding sequence GTGCCGTCTAGATCGGCTCGTAGCCGCGCCCCCTACTCGAATCCGCAGCCGCGCCTCTCCGCCGACGAACGCCGACAGCAGATCATCCAGGCCGCCCGCCAAGTATTCGAGCAGACCGGGTTCGACGGCGCCCGCACGCGAGATCTGGCAGCCGCGGCGGGGGTGAACGAGGCGCTGCTCTACCGCCACTTCGGGTCGAAAGAGGAGTTGTTCGAAGCTGCGGTCGCCGCACCGCTCGAGGAGGCGGTGAACAAGGTCGTCGAGTTATCCGGCGCCCCTCCAGAAGAGTTCGATGCCACCGGCACGGTGATGTACGACCGGACCTATCGCTTCATTTTCGATCTGCTTGGGGTCATGGACGAGATCGGTCCGCTGATGGGCGTCATGCTGTTCGGGCAGGCCGACCGCGCCGGGGAGTATTTCCGCAACCGCATCGACCCGGCGCTCAATGACATCGAGCGTGTCGTCGAGGCGAACCTTTCGGCATGGCGGCACAAGGACTTCGACGTCGCGCTGATGGTTCGGCTGGCCGTCGGGATGGCATGGTTCGTCGCCACCGCCGACCGGCTGAATGCGCGTGAGCGCGATCGTGCCGCAACGGCAGAGGCGATCACGTCCATGCTCATCCACGGCGTGGGAACCCCGCCAGAGCGCTGA
- a CDS encoding flavin-containing monooxygenase, whose amino-acid sequence MAGSDDAETVEVLILGAGLCGVAAAVELGRAGIDDVVIVERAGSVGGTWHHNTYPGCAVDIPSHVYSFSYALKPDWSRVYGTRAELEAYIGAVVDDFGVRDKVRLHTEVLDAQWDNADGRWNIVTDRGVFRARFFVIAAGPLHDPVIPKLPGQDLFRGRAFHSSAWPTDLDLSGRTVVAIGTGASAIQFVPAVQPQVAKLTLVQRTPSWVLPKPDWEISATSKRYLTRIPLLMKLIRLVTWLLMDAFTTAAIRSQRFAGAVLGSICRMHIRRWIKDDATRRALTPAYLPTCKRLCFSNDYYRALAQPNIDLVTSPAVGLREHSVVTADGREIPADTVIYGTGFHTMQHHPVAERIRGRSGETLAEVWKGDPKAYLGTTINGFPNAFLMFGPNVGTLSGFTMAEAQATYLVGAIKETNRLGVPALEVSAAAQERFVAEADEMLDKSTFALGGCDSYYLADGHRRVSLPWPGTMFSLTRRLRTFDAASYEPVGAAG is encoded by the coding sequence ATGGCGGGTTCCGACGACGCCGAAACCGTCGAGGTGCTGATCCTGGGTGCGGGGCTGTGCGGTGTCGCCGCGGCCGTCGAACTCGGCCGCGCGGGCATCGACGATGTCGTCATTGTCGAGCGTGCGGGCAGCGTTGGCGGTACCTGGCATCACAACACGTATCCGGGGTGCGCGGTCGACATCCCGTCCCACGTGTACAGCTTCTCGTATGCGCTCAAGCCCGATTGGTCGCGTGTGTACGGCACCCGCGCCGAGTTGGAGGCCTACATCGGCGCTGTGGTCGACGACTTCGGTGTGCGCGACAAGGTGCGGCTCCACACCGAGGTGCTCGACGCGCAGTGGGACAACGCCGACGGCCGCTGGAATATCGTGACGGATCGCGGCGTGTTCCGGGCGCGGTTCTTCGTGATCGCCGCCGGCCCGCTGCACGATCCGGTCATTCCGAAGCTACCCGGCCAAGACCTGTTCCGGGGCAGGGCATTTCATTCGTCGGCCTGGCCCACCGATCTCGACCTCAGCGGCCGTACGGTCGTGGCGATCGGCACCGGTGCGTCGGCGATCCAGTTCGTACCGGCGGTGCAGCCGCAGGTCGCCAAACTCACGCTCGTGCAGCGCACCCCGTCGTGGGTGTTGCCGAAACCGGACTGGGAGATCTCGGCGACCTCGAAGCGGTATCTGACTCGAATCCCGCTGCTGATGAAGCTCATCAGGCTGGTCACCTGGCTGCTCATGGACGCCTTCACCACCGCGGCCATCCGTTCACAGCGGTTCGCCGGCGCCGTGTTGGGGTCTATCTGCCGAATGCACATCCGCCGGTGGATCAAGGACGATGCGACGCGACGGGCGTTGACGCCTGCCTACCTGCCGACGTGCAAGCGGCTCTGCTTTTCCAACGACTATTACCGTGCGCTTGCCCAGCCCAACATCGACTTGGTGACCTCGCCGGCCGTCGGATTGCGCGAGCATTCCGTAGTGACTGCGGACGGCCGCGAAATACCAGCTGACACAGTCATTTACGGCACCGGATTTCACACGATGCAGCACCATCCCGTCGCCGAACGTATCCGCGGCCGGTCCGGCGAGACGTTGGCCGAAGTATGGAAGGGCGATCCCAAGGCGTACCTGGGCACCACGATCAACGGGTTTCCCAACGCGTTTCTGATGTTCGGGCCCAACGTCGGCACGTTGTCTGGCTTCACGATGGCCGAGGCGCAGGCCACCTACCTCGTCGGCGCCATCAAAGAAACCAATCGCCTCGGGGTGCCCGCACTCGAGGTGTCGGCTGCGGCGCAGGAGCGGTTCGTCGCCGAGGCCGACGAGATGTTGGACAAATCCACGTTCGCCCTCGGTGGCTGCGACAGTTACTACCTCGCCGACGGTCACCGGCGGGTGTCGTTGCCCTGGCCCGGGACGATGTTTTCGCTCACCAGGCGGCTTCGCACATTCGATGCGGCGTCCTACGAGCCCGTCGGAGCCGCGGGATAA